One Desulfobulbus oligotrophicus DNA segment encodes these proteins:
- a CDS encoding YcbK family protein codes for MGDLSKNFNRSEFACKGKNCCGHSAAVHPDLVDALQALRDRIGKPLSITSGFRCNRHNKAVGGAEQSFHTLGMAADVSCPAGVSPEELAVIAEEIPLFREGGIGVYASWVHLDVRQSGKARWRS; via the coding sequence TTCAGAATTCGCCTGCAAGGGCAAGAACTGCTGCGGCCATTCGGCTGCGGTCCATCCCGACCTGGTCGACGCCCTGCAGGCGTTGCGCGACCGCATCGGCAAACCGCTGTCCATCACCAGCGGCTTCCGTTGCAACCGGCATAACAAGGCGGTGGGCGGCGCGGAGCAGAGTTTCCACACGCTGGGCATGGCGGCCGACGTGAGCTGTCCCGCAGGCGTTTCGCCCGAGGAACTGGCGGTCATCGCCGAGGAAATTCCGCTCTTCCGCGAGGGCGGCATCGGCGTCTATGCCTCCTGGGTCCATCTCGATGTGCGCCAGTCGGGCAAGGCGAGGTGGCGGTCATGA